In a single window of the Pontibacter russatus genome:
- a CDS encoding porin, whose product MKRLLSLAAATFLAGANIANAQETPTEEAKGALTISGYVDAYYQYNLNNPESGLNQGRIFDTKHNSIALGLVQTMFTYSKGRATVVADLTFGPNAELGNFGNEGTAKIIKQAYLSYDLTPKLNFTIGQYGTHIGYELIDAPLNYNYSLSYLFGNGPFYHTGAKLNFAASEKLGLMVGVVNGWDGLTDFNNKKSITAQAHLTPVPGFDMYVNWIGGDEYNTLSNFGNSRGSYTSLYDFTSAYQLNDALKVGVNAAYGHFYSGTSERNPEDYWSDDASWGGGALYINYASSPVFGLGLRTEYFSDPEGVRYFGPLQVASVTLTGDIKVADGNLNIKPEFRFDKATDDFFESSNGLYTKKTQATVGAAFIYYFSTE is encoded by the coding sequence ATGAAAAGACTTTTATCACTCGCCGCAGCTACTTTCCTCGCAGGAGCAAATATAGCCAATGCCCAGGAAACTCCAACAGAAGAGGCCAAAGGCGCTCTCACCATCAGCGGGTATGTGGACGCTTACTACCAGTACAACCTGAACAACCCCGAGTCAGGCCTCAACCAGGGCAGGATATTCGACACGAAGCACAACAGCATTGCGCTGGGCCTGGTGCAGACCATGTTCACCTACTCCAAAGGCCGCGCCACCGTGGTGGCTGACCTTACCTTCGGGCCGAACGCGGAACTGGGCAACTTCGGCAACGAGGGCACCGCAAAAATCATTAAACAGGCGTACCTCTCCTACGACCTCACCCCAAAGCTGAACTTCACCATCGGGCAGTACGGCACGCACATCGGGTACGAGCTGATAGACGCGCCCCTGAACTACAACTACAGCCTGTCGTACCTTTTCGGCAACGGCCCCTTTTACCACACCGGCGCGAAGCTGAACTTTGCGGCCAGCGAGAAGCTGGGCCTGATGGTGGGCGTGGTAAACGGCTGGGACGGCCTGACGGATTTCAACAACAAGAAATCCATCACGGCGCAGGCGCACCTTACCCCGGTGCCGGGCTTCGACATGTACGTCAACTGGATTGGCGGCGACGAGTACAACACCCTCTCCAACTTCGGCAACAGCAGAGGTTCCTACACCAGCCTTTATGACTTCACCTCTGCCTACCAGCTGAACGATGCGCTGAAGGTGGGCGTTAACGCCGCCTACGGCCACTTCTATTCCGGCACGTCGGAGCGGAACCCGGAAGATTACTGGTCGGATGACGCCAGCTGGGGTGGTGGCGCGTTATATATAAACTATGCCTCCAGCCCTGTCTTCGGGCTTGGCCTGCGCACCGAGTACTTCTCCGACCCGGAGGGTGTGCGTTACTTCGGCCCGCTGCAGGTGGCCTCAGTCACGCTGACGGGGGATATAAAAGTGGCTGATGGCAACCTGAACATCAAGCCGGAGTTCCGTTTTGATAAAGCCACCGACGACTTCTTTGAAAGCTCCAACGGGCTATATACCAAGAAAACCCAGGCGACAGTCGGCGCCGCGTTTATATATTATTTCAGTACAGAATAA
- a CDS encoding P-II family nitrogen regulator, whose amino-acid sequence MKKIEAIIRTSKFEEVYEALTEIGIAFMSTYDIKGFGSEHSSSQVYRGTTYSVGFIPRTKIELIATEDHVEEVVETILRVANTGKVGDGKIFIMDVEAVIRIRTGEVGELAL is encoded by the coding sequence ATGAAAAAGATTGAAGCCATCATTAGAACATCCAAGTTTGAGGAGGTATATGAAGCCCTGACTGAAATCGGAATTGCCTTTATGTCTACCTATGATATAAAGGGATTCGGCTCAGAGCACAGCTCCTCGCAGGTGTACAGGGGCACTACCTACAGTGTCGGGTTCATCCCCCGGACAAAGATTGAGCTCATCGCGACGGAGGACCACGTGGAGGAGGTCGTGGAGACAATTCTGCGGGTCGCCAACACGGGCAAAGTGGGCGACGGAAAGATCTTCATCATGGATGTGGAGGCCGTCATCCGCATCCGGACCGGGGAGGTCGGTGAACTCGCACTGTAG
- a CDS encoding threonine aldolase family protein, whose amino-acid sequence MQITDLRSDTVTRPTPAMLQTMFSAEVGDDVYGEDATVNALEAKTAILFGMEAGLFCPSGTMTNQIAIKVHTQPLTEVICDITSHIYQYEGGGIAFNSGASTALVHGTRGKMTPEQVEAHIRPLDNVHFPETKLVSLENTCNKGGGTFYTLAEIAAIADICRRHRLALHLDGARVFNALVASGDDAQDYGRYFDSISVCLSKGLGAPVGSVLLGSSDFIRRARRVRKVLGGGMRQAGYLAAACLYALDNHVGRLQEDHRKAKEIEAALLQTDYVESVLPVETNIVIFKLNDKYSDKAFVNALANRGIRAASFGPQMIRFVTHLDVTEEMLQHTLQVLQALIEAPAATS is encoded by the coding sequence ATGCAGATAACAGACTTGCGCTCCGACACCGTCACCCGGCCCACACCCGCCATGCTGCAAACCATGTTCAGCGCCGAGGTGGGCGACGATGTATATGGAGAGGACGCCACTGTCAACGCGCTGGAGGCAAAAACGGCCATCCTGTTCGGCATGGAGGCGGGGCTCTTCTGCCCTTCCGGCACCATGACCAACCAAATCGCCATCAAAGTACACACGCAGCCGCTGACTGAGGTTATCTGCGACATCACCTCCCATATATACCAGTATGAAGGGGGCGGCATTGCCTTCAACTCGGGGGCCTCTACGGCGTTGGTGCACGGCACCCGGGGCAAAATGACGCCAGAGCAGGTGGAGGCGCACATCCGCCCGCTGGACAACGTCCATTTCCCGGAGACAAAACTGGTGTCGCTTGAGAACACCTGCAACAAGGGCGGCGGCACCTTTTACACCCTGGCGGAGATCGCGGCCATTGCGGACATATGCCGGCGCCACCGCCTGGCCCTGCACCTCGACGGCGCCCGTGTGTTCAACGCGCTGGTGGCCTCCGGCGACGATGCCCAAGACTACGGCAGGTACTTCGACAGCATTTCCGTTTGCCTCTCCAAGGGGCTGGGCGCTCCTGTCGGTTCTGTGCTATTAGGGAGCAGCGACTTCATCAGAAGGGCGCGCCGTGTGCGCAAAGTGCTCGGTGGCGGTATGCGGCAGGCCGGTTACCTCGCAGCCGCATGTCTATATGCCCTGGATAACCACGTCGGGCGCCTGCAGGAGGATCACCGGAAAGCGAAGGAGATAGAAGCTGCCCTGCTGCAGACAGATTATGTGGAGAGCGTGCTGCCCGTTGAAACAAATATTGTCATCTTCAAACTGAACGACAAATACAGTGACAAAGCATTTGTGAATGCGCTGGCCAACAGGGGCATCCGTGCCGCCAGCTTCGGCCCCCAGATGATCCGCTTCGTGACGCACCTCGACGTTACTGAGGAAATGCTGCAACACACGCTGCAGGTATTGCAGGCGCTGATCGAGGCACCGGCTGCCACATCGTAG
- a CDS encoding metallophosphoesterase family protein: MKIGLLSDTHSYLDDQMLRLLSDRDEIWHAGDFGTAEVSERLRELAPLRGVYGNIDGQDVRKLHPKVARFEVGGLDVLMTHTGGYPGKYHPDVRDIIKANPPGLFITGHSHILKVMTDKNLRNLLHINPGAAGRHGFHQMRTMVRFEVREGQVRDLQVIELGKRA; encoded by the coding sequence ATGAAAATAGGCCTCCTCTCCGACACCCACTCCTACCTCGACGACCAAATGCTGCGCCTCCTCTCGGACAGGGATGAGATATGGCACGCCGGTGACTTCGGGACAGCGGAGGTATCGGAGCGGCTGCGTGAGCTGGCTCCCCTGCGGGGCGTATATGGCAACATCGACGGGCAGGATGTGCGGAAGCTGCACCCCAAGGTAGCGCGTTTTGAGGTGGGCGGGCTGGACGTGCTGATGACCCATACAGGCGGCTACCCCGGCAAATACCATCCTGATGTGCGCGACATCATCAAAGCCAATCCTCCCGGCCTATTTATAACCGGCCACTCGCACATCCTGAAAGTGATGACTGACAAAAATCTCCGCAACCTGCTGCACATCAATCCCGGCGCGGCTGGCCGGCACGGTTTCCACCAGATGCGGACGATGGTGCGCTTTGAGGTGCGGGAGGGCCAGGTACGGGACCTGCAGGTGATAGAGCTTGGCAAAAGGGCATAA
- the pyrE gene encoding orotate phosphoribosyltransferase, which translates to MDKTKTALQVAAFLLETEAVKLRPEQPFRWSSGWNSPIYCDNRVTLSFPYIRSYIKQQLAELIKQQFPEAEAIAGVATAGIAQGALVADLLEMPYLYVRPEPKKHGMGNQIEGKLLPGQKVVLVEDLVSTGGSSLKAGEAIRAAGAEVVGMAAIFTYGFSVADENFRKAGVRLYCLSNYNALLEAALANGYIPAAAVEALAEWRKSPETWG; encoded by the coding sequence ATGGACAAGACAAAAACAGCACTTCAGGTAGCCGCCTTCCTTCTGGAGACGGAGGCGGTAAAACTAAGGCCGGAACAGCCCTTCAGGTGGAGCAGCGGCTGGAACTCTCCCATCTATTGCGACAACCGCGTTACGCTCTCCTTCCCTTATATCCGCAGCTATATAAAGCAGCAGTTGGCGGAGCTGATAAAGCAGCAGTTTCCGGAGGCGGAGGCCATCGCGGGGGTGGCCACGGCCGGCATCGCACAGGGTGCCCTGGTGGCCGACCTGCTGGAGATGCCCTACCTGTATGTGCGCCCGGAACCGAAGAAGCACGGCATGGGCAACCAGATTGAGGGCAAGCTGCTGCCGGGCCAGAAGGTAGTGTTGGTAGAGGACCTGGTATCGACGGGCGGCAGCTCGCTTAAGGCCGGGGAAGCCATAAGGGCCGCAGGGGCCGAGGTGGTCGGCATGGCCGCCATTTTCACCTACGGGTTCTCGGTGGCCGATGAAAATTTCCGGAAGGCGGGCGTGCGGCTCTATTGCCTCAGCAACTACAACGCCCTGCTGGAGGCGGCCCTGGCCAATGGCTATATACCGGCGGCGGCCGTGGAAGCGCTGGCGGAGTGGCGGAAATCTCCCGAAACATGGGGGTAA
- a CDS encoding NUDIX hydrolase gives MNVFINDIPLILKQASEKVYKHEYDLILKASDHFTSKDLVGDVLIKDADALLIDRIVRLMEVKKLKKLSSLTLVTGKKKKLIDHLQDQFKIVKAAGGLVLKDGKILMIYRLGVWDLPKGKLNKKEEVEAGALREVEEECNIQVEVVGKLPKTWHSYAFKGKKILKKTNWFVMNCTDDSLIKPQAEEFIEEVRWMTPEEVKEVLPKAYTSIAFIVRHYLQSLKTGKV, from the coding sequence ATGAATGTTTTTATCAACGATATTCCCCTGATTCTGAAACAGGCTTCGGAAAAGGTTTACAAGCACGAGTACGACCTCATCCTGAAGGCTTCTGACCACTTCACCTCCAAAGACCTGGTAGGGGATGTGCTGATAAAAGACGCCGATGCGCTCCTGATAGACCGCATTGTGCGGCTGATGGAGGTGAAAAAGCTAAAGAAGCTCAGCTCCCTCACGCTCGTGACCGGCAAAAAGAAAAAGCTGATCGACCACCTGCAAGACCAGTTCAAGATAGTGAAGGCAGCGGGTGGCCTGGTGCTGAAAGACGGGAAAATCCTGATGATTTACCGCCTGGGGGTGTGGGACCTGCCGAAGGGAAAGCTGAACAAGAAGGAGGAGGTAGAGGCTGGCGCCCTGCGCGAGGTGGAGGAGGAGTGCAACATACAGGTGGAGGTGGTGGGGAAGCTGCCGAAAACCTGGCACTCGTATGCCTTCAAGGGCAAAAAAATCCTCAAGAAAACGAACTGGTTCGTCATGAACTGCACCGACGACAGCCTGATAAAGCCGCAGGCGGAGGAATTTATCGAGGAGGTGCGCTGGATGACCCCGGAAGAAGTGAAGGAGGTGCTGCCAAAGGCTTATACCTCCATCGCCTTCATTGTCCGGCACTATCTGCAATCTCTGAAAACTGGAAAGGTATAA
- the coaD gene encoding pantetheine-phosphate adenylyltransferase → MKRIALFPGSFDPFTNGHHDVVLRGAKLFDEVIVAIGNNSSKQRYIPIEKMFEVMTRLFADEQNIKVQTFKGLTAEFAREVGAQFLLRGLRNTTDFEYENTIAQANRHVNHDLESVFLITSPQLAAISSSIIREIHRFGGNVDEFIPFQFSEIADSAGQ, encoded by the coding sequence ATGAAAAGAATCGCTCTGTTTCCCGGCTCCTTCGACCCTTTCACGAACGGGCATCATGATGTGGTACTGCGTGGTGCCAAGTTGTTTGACGAGGTGATTGTGGCAATAGGCAACAACAGCAGCAAGCAGCGCTATATACCCATCGAGAAGATGTTTGAGGTGATGACGCGCCTGTTCGCGGATGAGCAGAACATAAAGGTGCAGACGTTTAAAGGCCTCACGGCGGAGTTTGCCCGGGAGGTGGGGGCGCAGTTTCTGCTGCGCGGGCTGCGCAACACCACCGACTTTGAGTATGAGAACACCATCGCGCAGGCCAACCGCCACGTGAACCACGACCTGGAGAGCGTGTTCCTGATTACCTCCCCGCAGCTGGCGGCCATCAGTTCCTCCATCATCCGGGAGATTCACCGCTTCGGCGGCAACGTGGATGAGTTTATACCTTTCCAGTTTTCAGAGATTGCAGATAGTGCCGGACAATGA
- a CDS encoding DUF3822 family protein codes for MDTVNTHYRLSHQIEDEAFALSQASYCNLYIALSPKAIRLAVADTVRNKFVVLEDYELITVFTPLQVAEQLRLIASENPLLQEQQWNVVRASLSNLHFTLVPETLYDPAHRQDYLRLNSGLNTREEEVLSYRHGGLEAVNIFSADAAVCNALHDLFPRKRVQMVHQTSALIRSILHHTDRSPARHMCLFVERSYVTILVVNQSGLEFCNVFQYQTPEDFIYFIVFVMQEQKLNPEQETLLVWGDITHDSSLFHVLQKYVRHVKLGKKPTDVEYSYKFHDMFDHRYFELYSLHLCE; via the coding sequence TTGGATACTGTCAACACACATTACCGGCTCTCCCACCAGATAGAAGACGAGGCGTTTGCTCTTTCGCAAGCGTCCTACTGCAACCTATATATAGCGCTCAGCCCGAAGGCCATTCGCCTGGCCGTGGCCGACACGGTGCGCAACAAGTTTGTGGTGCTGGAAGATTATGAGCTGATCACGGTGTTCACGCCGCTGCAGGTGGCGGAGCAACTGCGGCTGATCGCCTCCGAAAACCCCTTGCTGCAGGAGCAGCAGTGGAACGTGGTGCGGGCCTCGCTCAGCAACCTGCATTTTACGCTGGTGCCCGAGACACTCTATGATCCGGCCCACCGGCAGGACTACCTGCGCCTGAACAGCGGACTGAACACACGTGAGGAGGAGGTGCTCAGCTACCGCCACGGCGGGTTGGAGGCCGTCAATATTTTCTCGGCGGACGCCGCCGTCTGCAATGCCCTACACGACCTTTTCCCCCGGAAGCGGGTGCAGATGGTACACCAGACCAGCGCCCTCATCCGCAGCATCCTGCACCACACTGACCGCAGCCCCGCCCGGCACATGTGCCTTTTTGTGGAGCGCAGCTATGTCACCATCCTGGTGGTAAACCAGAGCGGGCTGGAGTTCTGCAACGTCTTCCAGTACCAGACCCCGGAGGATTTCATATACTTTATCGTGTTCGTGATGCAGGAGCAGAAGCTGAACCCGGAGCAGGAGACCCTGCTGGTGTGGGGCGACATCACCCACGACTCCTCCCTTTTCCATGTCCTGCAGAAGTACGTGCGGCACGTGAAGTTGGGGAAGAAACCGACTGACGTGGAGTACAGCTACAAATTCCACGACATGTTCGATCACCGCTACTTCGAGCTGTACAGCCTGCACTTGTGTGAGTAG
- a CDS encoding NUDIX domain-containing protein, with product MSVSAPLNPKAAAYAGKLRARACGICIQDNRLLLVRHGSTIGNNAFWAPPGGGLLYGETVQECLRRELLEETGLEVRVERFLFVNEFLQPPLHAIEFFFEVHITGGSLRTGTDPEAAPGEALLEHVQWLTLKELQAIPFKDKHRSLQLLLSLDDLLGQNHYFIA from the coding sequence ATGTCCGTTTCTGCCCCCTTAAACCCCAAAGCCGCCGCCTACGCCGGCAAGCTGCGCGCGCGCGCGTGCGGCATCTGCATCCAGGATAACAGGCTGCTGCTGGTGCGCCATGGCAGCACCATCGGAAACAATGCCTTCTGGGCACCGCCCGGAGGGGGCCTGCTCTACGGTGAAACCGTGCAGGAATGCCTGAGGCGCGAGCTGCTGGAAGAAACGGGGCTGGAGGTGCGGGTGGAGCGCTTCCTGTTCGTGAACGAGTTTCTGCAGCCGCCCCTGCACGCCATCGAGTTTTTCTTTGAGGTGCATATAACCGGCGGCAGCCTGCGCACGGGCACTGACCCGGAGGCGGCACCGGGCGAGGCGTTGCTGGAGCATGTGCAGTGGCTCACTTTAAAAGAGCTGCAGGCCATCCCTTTCAAAGACAAGCACCGCAGCCTCCAGCTGCTGCTCTCCCTCGACGACCTGCTGGGCCAGAACCATTACTTTATAGCGTAG
- a CDS encoding PaaI family thioesterase, with the protein MIKTFNPDYEQDIRQKLEHQEYMKLVGFTVTKIAVGRIEGELNLTQRHRQHTGFAHGGLIATLADIVAGFAAVSLVPKGLQVVTAELKVSYFHPGVGDKLLARGYVLKPGRRLNFCEAEVFEVREGVAPLLIAKASATMATITPEDRKRMVYNQ; encoded by the coding sequence ATGATCAAAACCTTCAACCCTGATTACGAGCAGGACATCCGGCAGAAACTGGAGCACCAGGAATATATGAAGCTCGTAGGCTTTACTGTAACAAAGATAGCGGTTGGCCGGATAGAAGGCGAATTAAACCTGACACAGCGGCACCGCCAGCACACCGGCTTCGCCCACGGCGGGCTTATCGCCACGCTGGCCGACATCGTGGCGGGCTTTGCCGCTGTCAGCCTCGTGCCGAAAGGCCTCCAGGTGGTGACGGCAGAGCTGAAAGTGTCGTACTTCCACCCGGGCGTCGGCGATAAGCTTCTGGCGAGGGGCTATGTGCTCAAACCGGGCCGCAGGCTCAACTTCTGCGAAGCCGAGGTGTTCGAGGTGCGGGAGGGGGTTGCGCCGCTCCTCATTGCCAAAGCCTCCGCCACCATGGCCACCATAACCCCAGAAGACAGGAAGCGTATGGTATATAATCAGTGA
- a CDS encoding cold-shock protein, translated as MNKGVVKFFNETKGFGFIKDESTGQEYFVHVSGLVDEIRENDEVTYELQEGRKGLNAVNVKRA; from the coding sequence ATGAACAAAGGAGTAGTAAAGTTCTTTAATGAGACGAAAGGATTTGGTTTCATTAAGGATGAAAGCACAGGACAAGAGTATTTCGTACATGTTAGCGGTCTTGTTGACGAGATCAGAGAAAATGACGAAGTTACCTATGAACTTCAGGAAGGAAGAAAAGGACTGAACGCTGTAAATGTTAAAAGAGCTTAG
- a CDS encoding ATP-dependent DNA helicase, whose amino-acid sequence MRPLEALRNNFPFEPTEDQAKLFTRLEEFILAKQEERQVFLLKGFAGTGKTTVITSLVKILNTFGYKYVLLAPTGRAAKVMASYSGKPAHTIHKKIYRQTANPYSEGLSFTRQPNKSDNTLYIVDESSMISDESSFGDKGLLEDLLSYVFDKKNNKLLLIGDTAQLPPVGQALSPSLDAEYLKQNFWCHVQQMELRQVMRQAEASGILMNATQLRDQLKQEPLDIKLFTKGWRDIFRMTGEKLEDGLRYAYDKFGVENTIIICRSNKSANLYNQHVRRRIFFAEDELGVGDYLMIVRNNYFWLAKDSDIGFMANGDFVEVTKIIRYEDMYGFRFADIRIRFVDYPEAQEEEVKIMLDTLYTDTPALPADQNKKLYEAVLQDYMDISTKRERSKELKKNPYLNALQVKFAYALTCHKAQGGQWQAVFVDQGFLKEDMVNEEFARWLYTALTRSSEELYLLNFNQNLLVN is encoded by the coding sequence ATGCGCCCCTTAGAAGCCCTACGAAACAATTTCCCGTTTGAACCGACCGAAGACCAGGCAAAGCTTTTCACCAGACTGGAGGAGTTTATCCTTGCCAAACAGGAGGAGCGGCAGGTCTTTCTGCTGAAGGGCTTCGCCGGCACCGGCAAAACCACCGTCATCACCTCGCTGGTGAAAATCCTGAACACCTTTGGATATAAATATGTGCTGCTGGCGCCCACTGGCAGGGCGGCCAAAGTAATGGCCAGCTACAGCGGCAAGCCCGCGCACACCATCCACAAAAAGATCTACCGCCAGACCGCCAATCCTTACTCCGAAGGCCTCTCGTTTACGCGCCAGCCCAACAAGTCAGACAACACCTTATATATAGTGGACGAGTCGTCAATGATCTCGGACGAGAGCAGCTTCGGCGACAAGGGTTTGCTGGAGGATTTGCTGAGCTACGTGTTTGACAAGAAGAACAACAAGCTGCTGCTGATAGGCGACACGGCGCAGCTGCCGCCGGTCGGGCAGGCGCTGAGCCCCTCGCTGGACGCGGAGTACCTGAAGCAGAATTTCTGGTGCCATGTGCAGCAGATGGAGCTGCGCCAGGTGATGCGGCAGGCGGAGGCCTCCGGCATCCTGATGAACGCCACCCAACTCCGCGACCAGCTGAAGCAGGAGCCGCTCGATATTAAGCTCTTCACCAAAGGCTGGCGCGACATCTTCCGGATGACGGGCGAGAAGCTGGAGGACGGGCTGCGCTACGCCTACGACAAGTTTGGCGTGGAGAACACCATCATCATCTGCCGCTCCAACAAATCAGCCAACCTCTATAACCAGCACGTGCGGCGGCGCATCTTTTTTGCCGAGGACGAACTGGGGGTGGGGGATTACCTGATGATTGTGCGCAACAACTACTTCTGGCTGGCTAAAGACTCCGACATCGGCTTCATGGCCAACGGCGACTTTGTGGAGGTGACCAAGATTATCCGCTACGAGGACATGTACGGCTTCCGCTTCGCCGATATCCGCATCCGCTTCGTGGATTACCCGGAGGCGCAGGAGGAGGAGGTGAAGATTATGCTCGACACCCTCTACACCGACACCCCGGCCCTGCCCGCCGACCAGAACAAGAAGCTGTATGAGGCGGTGCTGCAGGACTATATGGATATATCCACCAAGCGCGAGCGTAGCAAGGAACTGAAAAAGAACCCCTACCTGAACGCGCTGCAGGTGAAGTTTGCCTACGCCCTGACCTGCCACAAGGCGCAGGGCGGCCAGTGGCAGGCGGTGTTCGTGGACCAGGGCTTCCTGAAGGAGGACATGGTAAACGAGGAGTTTGCCCGCTGGCTTTATACGGCCCTCACCCGGTCGTCGGAAGAGCTTTACCTGCTGAACTTTAACCAAAATTTATTAGTTAACTGA
- a CDS encoding DUF1573 domain-containing protein, giving the protein MKKLLLSFALAALVAGGTMAQEQPKAKATAPQEQAKNGPALTFEETEHNFGDIAQGDVVEHTFKFKNTGTQPLVIERVDVTCGCTTPNWTKEPVMPGKTGFVTAKFNSAGKMGQQKKAITVHSNAADGAKYVYIVTNIKDKSTASAVKQ; this is encoded by the coding sequence ATGAAAAAATTACTTCTCTCTTTCGCTTTGGCAGCCCTGGTAGCCGGTGGCACTATGGCGCAGGAACAACCAAAGGCCAAGGCGACAGCCCCTCAGGAGCAGGCGAAGAACGGTCCGGCGCTCACCTTCGAGGAAACAGAGCATAACTTCGGCGACATTGCACAGGGCGATGTGGTGGAGCACACCTTTAAGTTCAAGAACACCGGCACGCAGCCGCTTGTGATTGAGCGCGTGGACGTAACCTGCGGTTGCACCACCCCTAACTGGACGAAAGAGCCCGTAATGCCGGGCAAGACCGGTTTTGTGACAGCCAAGTTCAACAGCGCCGGCAAGATGGGGCAGCAGAAGAAGGCCATCACGGTGCATTCCAACGCCGCAGACGGAGCGAAGTATGTGTACATCGTGACCAACATCAAAGACAAATCGACTGCCAGCGCTGTGAAGCAATAA
- a CDS encoding TolC family protein: MYKFLFVFLQLLLLVSASVLAQTDEPPYFTRVLSLTETVELAKTQSPQYRSATVLLENRRWQYKTFRSNFYPQLSLSGVLPEYNRTIDPRITDDGSLIFINTHNANSYLQLSLGQEIGLTGGYISINSQIKRLDDFQADDNQTRYSSIPATITLNQPIFGFNWRAWDRKIAPLRYEEAIRDYREEMEIISSNATAHFFNLLLSQISLQIAEKNVANSDTLYEIAQTRYKASEIQENELLQMELTLLNSRQNLEQTILDVEANTLNLKVFLGITDDYPIKLVTPYEIPIFEVDEKIALEEAHKNRQRVIEFKRQILEAERGVAQAKGQSGFTADLFASFGLTQQSLEFQEVYNDPVPQQRARVGFNIPLMDWGRTASKIGTATANETLVKGNVEQQRINFDQEIYLNVKRFRVLRKQVIGARRADEIAEKRYNLTKERYLQGQIEVLDLNFATEERDKATRSFISSLRSFWSAYYTLRRLTLYDFEHNMTLVAEY; encoded by the coding sequence ATGTATAAGTTCTTGTTCGTCTTCCTGCAGTTGCTGCTTTTAGTTTCTGCCTCAGTCCTTGCCCAGACAGATGAACCTCCTTACTTTACGCGGGTCCTGAGCCTCACCGAAACGGTTGAACTGGCCAAAACCCAGTCGCCGCAATACCGCAGCGCCACCGTGCTGCTCGAGAATAGGCGGTGGCAGTATAAGACGTTCCGCTCCAACTTTTACCCGCAGTTAAGCCTGAGCGGCGTGTTGCCGGAGTACAACAGAACCATCGACCCGCGCATTACTGACGACGGTAGCCTCATCTTCATCAACACCCATAATGCGAACTCCTACCTGCAACTCTCGCTGGGGCAGGAGATCGGCCTGACAGGCGGCTATATATCCATCAACAGCCAGATAAAGCGCCTCGACGACTTCCAGGCAGACGATAACCAGACCAGGTACTCATCCATCCCGGCCACCATCACGCTGAACCAGCCCATCTTCGGGTTTAACTGGCGGGCCTGGGACAGGAAAATCGCCCCGCTCCGCTACGAGGAGGCCATCCGGGACTACCGGGAGGAGATGGAGATAATCTCGAGCAACGCAACTGCCCACTTCTTCAACCTGCTGCTGAGCCAGATCAGCCTGCAGATAGCGGAGAAGAACGTCGCCAACAGCGACACCCTGTACGAAATCGCCCAGACCCGTTACAAGGCCAGTGAGATTCAGGAGAACGAGTTGCTGCAGATGGAACTCACGCTGCTGAACTCCCGGCAGAACCTGGAGCAGACCATTTTGGATGTGGAGGCAAATACCCTGAACCTGAAGGTGTTCCTGGGTATCACGGACGATTACCCCATCAAGCTGGTAACCCCTTACGAGATTCCGATATTTGAGGTGGATGAGAAGATAGCGCTGGAGGAGGCGCATAAGAACCGGCAGCGGGTCATAGAGTTTAAGCGGCAGATTCTGGAAGCCGAGAGGGGGGTGGCGCAGGCAAAAGGGCAGAGCGGCTTCACCGCCGACCTGTTTGCCTCCTTCGGTCTCACGCAGCAGTCGCTGGAGTTTCAGGAAGTGTACAACGACCCCGTGCCGCAGCAGCGTGCTCGCGTGGGCTTCAACATCCCGCTCATGGACTGGGGCCGGACGGCCTCCAAAATAGGTACGGCCACGGCCAACGAGACCCTGGTAAAGGGAAACGTGGAGCAGCAGCGCATCAACTTTGATCAGGAGATATACCTGAACGTGAAAAGGTTCAGGGTGCTGCGGAAGCAGGTAATCGGGGCAAGGCGCGCAGATGAAATAGCGGAGAAGCGTTACAACCTCACCAAGGAGCGCTACCTGCAGGGGCAGATAGAGGTGCTGGACCTGAACTTCGCCACAGAGGAACGGGACAAGGCCACCCGCAGTTTCATCAGCTCGCTCAGGAGTTTCTGGTCAGCTTATTACACGCTGCGCCGGCTCACACTCTACGACTTTGAGCACAACATGACACTTGTGGCAGAGTATTGA